One genomic window of Salvia miltiorrhiza cultivar Shanhuang (shh) chromosome 4, IMPLAD_Smil_shh, whole genome shotgun sequence includes the following:
- the LOC131021557 gene encoding adenylyl-sulfate kinase 3-like isoform X5: MAAVATQAFSFCKLSRSLRAKPTTPSKAAVFQTGGRKLETCGGGAARSRFVSPIRAMEASDAAKHANGAANQSMVDSAGGNCGGFSGKNTVEVATVGSSTNIAWHKCSVEKCDREEMLNQKGCVIWITGLSGSGKSTVACALSRALHARGKLSYILDGDNCRHGLNRDLSFKADDRSENIRRIGEVAKLFADAGVICIASLISPFRKERDACRDLLPKGDFIEVYMDVPLQVCETRDPKGLYKLARAGKIKGFTGVDDPYEPPLNSEVSFSSMQCRLILAFTHSCMAM; the protein is encoded by the exons ATGGCGGCGGTGGCTACTCAGGCGTTCAGTTTCTGTAAGCTGTCGAGGTCATTACGCGCCAAGCCAACGACACCTTCGAAGGCGGCGGTGTTTCAGACCGGAGGTAGGAAACTGGAGACTTGCGGCGGCGGCGCTGCGAGATCGAGATTCGTGTCGCCAATCAGGGCAATGGAAGCCTCCGATGCGGCGAAGCACGCCAACGGCGCGGCAAATCAATCTATGGTTGATTCCGCTGGCGGAAATTGCGGCGGTTTTTCCG GGAAAAATACCGTTGAGGTGGCTACAGTTGGGAGCTCGACCAATATTGCGTGGCACAAGTGTTCTGTGGAAAAGTGCGATAGGGAGGAGATGCTTAATCAAAAGGGCTGCGTTATTTGGATCACTGGGCTGAGTGGATCAG GAAAGAGCACTGTGGCATGTGCTTTAAGTCGTGCTTTACATGCAAGAGGAAAGCTCAGTTATATCCTTGATGGGGATAACTGTAGGCATGGTCTGAACCGTGATCTAAGTTTTAAAGCTGACGATAGATCTGAGAATATACGAAGGATAG GAGAGGTAGCAAAGCTTTTTGCAGATGCTGGAGTCATTTGTATTGCAAGTTTAATATCGCCATTCAGGAAGGAGAGAGATGCCTGCCGAGATTTACTTCCCAAAGGGGATTTTATTGAG GTATATATGGATGTTCCTTTACAAGTTTGTGAGACAAGGGATCCCAAGGGATTGTACAAGCTTGCACGAGCTGGAAAAATCAAAG GCTTCACAGGTGTTGATGATCCATACGAACCACCATTGAACTCTGAGGTATCCTTTTCTAGTATGCAATGTAGACTCATTCTTGCTTTTACTCATTCTTGCATGGCCATGTAA
- the LOC131021557 gene encoding adenylyl-sulfate kinase 3-like isoform X4 — MAAVATQAFSFCKLSRSLRAKPTTPSKAAVFQTGGRKLETCGGGAARSRFVSPIRAMEASDAAKHANGAANQSMVDSAGGNCGGFSGKNTVEVATVGSSTNIAWHKCSVEKCDREEMLNQKGCVIWITGLSGSGKSTVACALSRALHARGKLSYILDGDNCRHGLNRDLSFKADDRSENIRRIGEVAKLFADAGVICIASLISPFRKERDACRDLLPKGDFIEVYMDVPLQVCETRDPKGLYKLARAGKIKGFTGVDDPYEPPLNSEIVLHQSEGICDSPAVLAEQVISYLERKGYLEA; from the exons ATGGCGGCGGTGGCTACTCAGGCGTTCAGTTTCTGTAAGCTGTCGAGGTCATTACGCGCCAAGCCAACGACACCTTCGAAGGCGGCGGTGTTTCAGACCGGAGGTAGGAAACTGGAGACTTGCGGCGGCGGCGCTGCGAGATCGAGATTCGTGTCGCCAATCAGGGCAATGGAAGCCTCCGATGCGGCGAAGCACGCCAACGGCGCGGCAAATCAATCTATGGTTGATTCCGCTGGCGGAAATTGCGGCGGTTTTTCCG GGAAAAATACCGTTGAGGTGGCTACAGTTGGGAGCTCGACCAATATTGCGTGGCACAAGTGTTCTGTGGAAAAGTGCGATAGGGAGGAGATGCTTAATCAAAAGGGCTGCGTTATTTGGATCACTGGGCTGAGTGGATCAG GAAAGAGCACTGTGGCATGTGCTTTAAGTCGTGCTTTACATGCAAGAGGAAAGCTCAGTTATATCCTTGATGGGGATAACTGTAGGCATGGTCTGAACCGTGATCTAAGTTTTAAAGCTGACGATAGATCTGAGAATATACGAAGGATAG GAGAGGTAGCAAAGCTTTTTGCAGATGCTGGAGTCATTTGTATTGCAAGTTTAATATCGCCATTCAGGAAGGAGAGAGATGCCTGCCGAGATTTACTTCCCAAAGGGGATTTTATTGAG GTATATATGGATGTTCCTTTACAAGTTTGTGAGACAAGGGATCCCAAGGGATTGTACAAGCTTGCACGAGCTGGAAAAATCAAAG GCTTCACAGGTGTTGATGATCCATACGAACCACCATTGAACTCTGAG ATAGTATTGCATCAAAGTGAAGGGATTTGTGATTCTCCAGCAGTCCTGGCTGAGCAAGTTATATCATACTTGGAAAGAAAAGGTTATTTGGAGGCATAA
- the LOC131021557 gene encoding adenylyl-sulfate kinase 3-like isoform X1 yields MAAVATQAFSFCKLSRSLRAKPTTPSKAAVFQTGGRKLETCGGGAARSRFVSPIRAMEASDAAKHANGAANQSMVDSAGGNCGGFSGISWKNTVEVATVGSSTNIAWHKCSVEKCDREEMLNQKGCVIWITGLSGSGKSTVACALSRALHARGKLSYILDGDNCRHGLNRDLSFKADDRSENIRRIGEVAKLFADAGVICIASLISPFRKERDACRDLLPKGDFIEVYMDVPLQVCETRDPKGLYKLARAGKIKDILNFHSWTLYMNSYQRSLKRISICYFLFVTGFTGVDDPYEPPLNSEIVLHQSEGICDSPAVLAEQVISYLERKGYLEA; encoded by the exons ATGGCGGCGGTGGCTACTCAGGCGTTCAGTTTCTGTAAGCTGTCGAGGTCATTACGCGCCAAGCCAACGACACCTTCGAAGGCGGCGGTGTTTCAGACCGGAGGTAGGAAACTGGAGACTTGCGGCGGCGGCGCTGCGAGATCGAGATTCGTGTCGCCAATCAGGGCAATGGAAGCCTCCGATGCGGCGAAGCACGCCAACGGCGCGGCAAATCAATCTATGGTTGATTCCGCTGGCGGAAATTGCGGCGGTTTTTCCGGTATTTCAT GGAAAAATACCGTTGAGGTGGCTACAGTTGGGAGCTCGACCAATATTGCGTGGCACAAGTGTTCTGTGGAAAAGTGCGATAGGGAGGAGATGCTTAATCAAAAGGGCTGCGTTATTTGGATCACTGGGCTGAGTGGATCAG GAAAGAGCACTGTGGCATGTGCTTTAAGTCGTGCTTTACATGCAAGAGGAAAGCTCAGTTATATCCTTGATGGGGATAACTGTAGGCATGGTCTGAACCGTGATCTAAGTTTTAAAGCTGACGATAGATCTGAGAATATACGAAGGATAG GAGAGGTAGCAAAGCTTTTTGCAGATGCTGGAGTCATTTGTATTGCAAGTTTAATATCGCCATTCAGGAAGGAGAGAGATGCCTGCCGAGATTTACTTCCCAAAGGGGATTTTATTGAG GTATATATGGATGTTCCTTTACAAGTTTGTGAGACAAGGGATCCCAAGGGATTGTACAAGCTTGCACGAGCTGGAAAAATCAAAG ATATTCTGAATTTTCATTCCTGGACTTTATATATGAATTCATATCAAAGAAGCTTAAAGCGTATAAGCATTTGTTACTTCCTCTTCGTTACAGGCTTCACAGGTGTTGATGATCCATACGAACCACCATTGAACTCTGAG ATAGTATTGCATCAAAGTGAAGGGATTTGTGATTCTCCAGCAGTCCTGGCTGAGCAAGTTATATCATACTTGGAAAGAAAAGGTTATTTGGAGGCATAA
- the LOC131021557 gene encoding adenylyl-sulfate kinase 3-like isoform X2 has protein sequence MAAVATQAFSFCKLSRSLRAKPTTPSKAAVFQTGGRKLETCGGGAARSRFVSPIRAMEASDAAKHANGAANQSMVDSAGGNCGGFSGKNTVEVATVGSSTNIAWHKCSVEKCDREEMLNQKGCVIWITGLSGSGKSTVACALSRALHARGKLSYILDGDNCRHGLNRDLSFKADDRSENIRRIGEVAKLFADAGVICIASLISPFRKERDACRDLLPKGDFIEVYMDVPLQVCETRDPKGLYKLARAGKIKDILNFHSWTLYMNSYQRSLKRISICYFLFVTGFTGVDDPYEPPLNSEIVLHQSEGICDSPAVLAEQVISYLERKGYLEA, from the exons ATGGCGGCGGTGGCTACTCAGGCGTTCAGTTTCTGTAAGCTGTCGAGGTCATTACGCGCCAAGCCAACGACACCTTCGAAGGCGGCGGTGTTTCAGACCGGAGGTAGGAAACTGGAGACTTGCGGCGGCGGCGCTGCGAGATCGAGATTCGTGTCGCCAATCAGGGCAATGGAAGCCTCCGATGCGGCGAAGCACGCCAACGGCGCGGCAAATCAATCTATGGTTGATTCCGCTGGCGGAAATTGCGGCGGTTTTTCCG GGAAAAATACCGTTGAGGTGGCTACAGTTGGGAGCTCGACCAATATTGCGTGGCACAAGTGTTCTGTGGAAAAGTGCGATAGGGAGGAGATGCTTAATCAAAAGGGCTGCGTTATTTGGATCACTGGGCTGAGTGGATCAG GAAAGAGCACTGTGGCATGTGCTTTAAGTCGTGCTTTACATGCAAGAGGAAAGCTCAGTTATATCCTTGATGGGGATAACTGTAGGCATGGTCTGAACCGTGATCTAAGTTTTAAAGCTGACGATAGATCTGAGAATATACGAAGGATAG GAGAGGTAGCAAAGCTTTTTGCAGATGCTGGAGTCATTTGTATTGCAAGTTTAATATCGCCATTCAGGAAGGAGAGAGATGCCTGCCGAGATTTACTTCCCAAAGGGGATTTTATTGAG GTATATATGGATGTTCCTTTACAAGTTTGTGAGACAAGGGATCCCAAGGGATTGTACAAGCTTGCACGAGCTGGAAAAATCAAAG ATATTCTGAATTTTCATTCCTGGACTTTATATATGAATTCATATCAAAGAAGCTTAAAGCGTATAAGCATTTGTTACTTCCTCTTCGTTACAGGCTTCACAGGTGTTGATGATCCATACGAACCACCATTGAACTCTGAG ATAGTATTGCATCAAAGTGAAGGGATTTGTGATTCTCCAGCAGTCCTGGCTGAGCAAGTTATATCATACTTGGAAAGAAAAGGTTATTTGGAGGCATAA
- the LOC131021557 gene encoding adenylyl-sulfate kinase 3-like isoform X3 gives MAAVATQAFSFCKLSRSLRAKPTTPSKAAVFQTGGRKLETCGGGAARSRFVSPIRAMEASDAAKHANGAANQSMVDSAGGNCGGFSGISWKNTVEVATVGSSTNIAWHKCSVEKCDREEMLNQKGCVIWITGLSGSGKSTVACALSRALHARGKLSYILDGDNCRHGLNRDLSFKADDRSENIRRIGEVAKLFADAGVICIASLISPFRKERDACRDLLPKGDFIEVYMDVPLQVCETRDPKGLYKLARAGKIKGFTGVDDPYEPPLNSEIVLHQSEGICDSPAVLAEQVISYLERKGYLEA, from the exons ATGGCGGCGGTGGCTACTCAGGCGTTCAGTTTCTGTAAGCTGTCGAGGTCATTACGCGCCAAGCCAACGACACCTTCGAAGGCGGCGGTGTTTCAGACCGGAGGTAGGAAACTGGAGACTTGCGGCGGCGGCGCTGCGAGATCGAGATTCGTGTCGCCAATCAGGGCAATGGAAGCCTCCGATGCGGCGAAGCACGCCAACGGCGCGGCAAATCAATCTATGGTTGATTCCGCTGGCGGAAATTGCGGCGGTTTTTCCGGTATTTCAT GGAAAAATACCGTTGAGGTGGCTACAGTTGGGAGCTCGACCAATATTGCGTGGCACAAGTGTTCTGTGGAAAAGTGCGATAGGGAGGAGATGCTTAATCAAAAGGGCTGCGTTATTTGGATCACTGGGCTGAGTGGATCAG GAAAGAGCACTGTGGCATGTGCTTTAAGTCGTGCTTTACATGCAAGAGGAAAGCTCAGTTATATCCTTGATGGGGATAACTGTAGGCATGGTCTGAACCGTGATCTAAGTTTTAAAGCTGACGATAGATCTGAGAATATACGAAGGATAG GAGAGGTAGCAAAGCTTTTTGCAGATGCTGGAGTCATTTGTATTGCAAGTTTAATATCGCCATTCAGGAAGGAGAGAGATGCCTGCCGAGATTTACTTCCCAAAGGGGATTTTATTGAG GTATATATGGATGTTCCTTTACAAGTTTGTGAGACAAGGGATCCCAAGGGATTGTACAAGCTTGCACGAGCTGGAAAAATCAAAG GCTTCACAGGTGTTGATGATCCATACGAACCACCATTGAACTCTGAG ATAGTATTGCATCAAAGTGAAGGGATTTGTGATTCTCCAGCAGTCCTGGCTGAGCAAGTTATATCATACTTGGAAAGAAAAGGTTATTTGGAGGCATAA